The following proteins come from a genomic window of Vallitaleaceae bacterium 9-2:
- a CDS encoding S41 family peptidase, with protein MKKLISVLTVAMMLTMFGHPIEAKTDEEYLIEIQETVNLINELYVGDEVTKDELYESAIKGIESMLDAYSGIYTQEEAMELVSTLNSDYVGIGVGVQMIDGEVYITQVFDGGDAKDKGVMINDQLIRVNGEEVKGQDLDSVVSKIQGPEDTTVDIELLRGEQTIALTVERRHIMISSVEPLDLKEIDSSIDSAIQSQVAAYTIDTFSEGTDEQLFDIIKVKKEAGVKYLLLDMRDNTGGYLETAVNMGKVLLPEGIITSLVNKEGESFVYRSYIEEPPFKIVLLVNGNSASATEIFAAAVKESGVGVVIGEQTFGKGVAQTFYQTNSGQIVKLTTEEFLSRDGNTIHGIGVKPDIVVDMPEYIFAQDRLYIGDNSPQVKVVEELLSYLGYLNEAPDETFERATFEAVKKFQADAGLYSYGVCDYTTQIALNTVYIQSKQTRDPQMQRAIDWIVEDAK; from the coding sequence ATGAAAAAATTAATAAGTGTGTTAACGGTAGCGATGATGCTTACCATGTTTGGGCATCCTATTGAAGCGAAGACAGACGAGGAGTATTTGATAGAGATTCAAGAAACGGTGAACCTTATTAACGAGCTGTATGTAGGGGATGAAGTGACAAAAGATGAACTCTATGAAAGCGCAATTAAAGGGATAGAGTCGATGCTTGATGCCTATTCGGGAATCTATACACAAGAAGAAGCGATGGAGTTGGTATCTACGCTTAATAGCGACTATGTAGGAATAGGCGTTGGTGTTCAGATGATCGATGGTGAGGTTTATATTACACAAGTATTTGATGGCGGAGATGCCAAAGACAAAGGTGTGATGATTAATGACCAATTAATTCGCGTTAATGGTGAAGAAGTAAAGGGACAAGACCTTGATAGTGTAGTGTCAAAAATACAAGGACCAGAAGATACGACGGTTGATATTGAGCTGTTACGTGGTGAACAAACAATTGCATTGACTGTGGAACGTCGCCATATTATGATTTCTTCTGTTGAACCCCTAGATTTAAAAGAAATAGACAGCTCGATTGATTCGGCAATACAAAGTCAAGTTGCTGCCTATACGATTGATACATTTTCAGAAGGAACAGATGAGCAATTATTTGATATTATTAAAGTCAAGAAAGAAGCCGGAGTAAAATACCTTCTTTTAGATATGCGTGATAATACCGGAGGGTATTTAGAGACGGCAGTCAATATGGGTAAAGTGCTGCTTCCTGAAGGAATCATTACATCTTTGGTGAATAAAGAAGGTGAATCTTTTGTTTATCGCAGTTATATAGAAGAACCTCCATTTAAAATTGTGCTCTTGGTTAACGGCAATAGTGCTTCGGCAACGGAGATTTTTGCGGCTGCGGTCAAAGAATCCGGCGTAGGTGTAGTTATCGGAGAACAAACCTTTGGAAAAGGTGTGGCACAGACCTTTTATCAGACAAATAGCGGACAAATAGTGAAGCTGACGACAGAAGAATTTTTATCTAGAGATGGTAACACAATTCATGGTATAGGGGTTAAACCGGACATTGTTGTGGATATGCCTGAATATATTTTTGCACAAGATCGACTATATATAGGTGATAATAGCCCGCAAGTCAAAGTGGTTGAAGAACTGTTATCCTACTTAGGTTACTTGAATGAGGCGCCTGATGAAACCTTTGAACGAGCGACATTTGAGGCGGTCAAAAAATTCCAAGCAGATGCAGGATTATATTCATATGGTGTTTGTGATTATACGACTCAGATTGCACTAAATACAGTTTATATACAATCCAAGCAGACAAGAGACCCGCAAATGCAGCGTGCAATTGATTGGATAGTAGAAGATGCAAAGTAG
- a CDS encoding S-layer homology domain-containing protein, with protein MNKKMKWRRWLVVLGLFIGLLNSPVYAAEGEMGFFGGVSEGSYLPKLIEKYVPMDADETNTYVYKEVVFITGEPIEVTGTIEVTIEHIDLVKDPSGTIEEAYVIEASNAAEGVTLSREVELETRYRLNEGTFKRQLNKSSELVAWEETIESEAGTYTLDEDTAIFSKTTIEDITPGITYYNTSISYAIEYLDQEDRRIEYVVDSDVYGYKQPWSKVETQYMNVAINSQEEDLDLHMDITVNPRLEAKKTMYYNDNTPYPISFGGTYNQRMERQGTLSYQINSYHPELRASKRQGRFILTTANQIEKLPIPEGLDFIEGHWAEEDVKKMYSMEIFTSTPQEGMQFQAMTRGEFVKALCLAMDIDISKYQKIQKESQQIFGDVPPSHRLYPYIMGAFDAKLINGTGENFDISKPITREEAFVIYIRVIGLERLGVTNAPRTPFVDDDQISPWAKKEIMAGYHLGIIQGNEAGKVAPKQWIAKTEAAAIINRLIDYLREDIGKDY; from the coding sequence ATGAATAAAAAAATGAAATGGAGACGGTGGCTTGTTGTACTTGGTCTTTTTATAGGTCTATTGAACAGCCCGGTTTATGCAGCAGAAGGAGAAATGGGTTTTTTCGGGGGAGTCTCTGAAGGAAGTTATTTGCCTAAACTTATCGAAAAATATGTTCCGATGGATGCAGATGAAACCAACACATATGTATATAAAGAAGTGGTCTTTATTACAGGAGAACCGATTGAAGTGACGGGAACCATTGAGGTGACTATTGAACATATTGATTTGGTAAAAGATCCGAGTGGAACTATTGAAGAAGCTTATGTCATTGAGGCTTCAAATGCAGCGGAAGGTGTAACCCTAAGTCGTGAAGTTGAATTAGAAACTAGATATCGTCTTAATGAAGGTACATTTAAGCGACAATTAAATAAAAGTTCTGAGCTAGTGGCTTGGGAAGAGACAATTGAATCCGAAGCAGGAACATATACCCTTGATGAAGACACAGCAATTTTTTCAAAGACGACTATTGAAGATATAACACCGGGAATTACCTATTATAATACATCCATTTCATATGCTATTGAATATTTGGACCAGGAAGATCGTAGAATTGAATACGTAGTGGACAGTGATGTCTATGGATATAAGCAACCATGGTCAAAGGTAGAGACTCAATATATGAATGTGGCTATTAATTCTCAAGAAGAAGATCTTGACCTTCATATGGATATTACAGTTAATCCAAGGCTCGAGGCCAAAAAGACGATGTACTATAATGATAATACTCCATATCCTATTAGTTTTGGCGGAACCTACAATCAACGTATGGAACGCCAAGGGACATTGAGTTATCAGATTAATTCATATCATCCTGAACTTAGAGCATCTAAGCGTCAAGGAAGATTTATATTGACTACAGCCAATCAAATCGAAAAACTTCCAATTCCGGAAGGACTAGATTTTATTGAAGGGCATTGGGCAGAAGAAGATGTGAAAAAAATGTACAGTATGGAAATTTTCACATCGACACCTCAAGAGGGTATGCAATTTCAAGCGATGACACGAGGAGAATTTGTAAAGGCTTTATGCCTTGCTATGGATATTGATATCAGCAAGTATCAAAAGATTCAAAAAGAAAGTCAACAGATTTTTGGTGATGTACCTCCAAGCCATCGCCTGTATCCTTATATTATGGGAGCCTTTGATGCAAAGCTTATCAATGGAACTGGAGAAAATTTTGACATCAGTAAGCCGATTACACGTGAAGAAGCCTTCGTAATCTATATACGTGTCATCGGACTCGAGCGGTTGGGTGTAACCAATGCCCCGCGTACGCCATTTGTTGATGATGATCAGATTTCACCATGGGCTAAAAAAGAAATAATGGCAGGATATCATTTAGGAATCATACAAGGGAACGAAGCGGGAAAAGTAGCGCCTAAGCAATGGATTGCAAAGACCGAAGCGGCAGCTATTATTAATCGTTTAATTGATTATTTACGGGAAGATATTGGAAAAGACTATTAA
- a CDS encoding DUF1934 domain-containing protein, protein MKDNVRITVRGTQDNSPEDELIEMQTTGKWYTKNNKDYILYNDTQLIESSETKTRVTIDENTVSIIRTGATNTHLVFEKGITHIIPYETPFGILDMVSSTKDIQITQNLNSIELMVTYSLEVNQHDMGPSSFYICAKKL, encoded by the coding sequence ATGAAAGACAATGTGCGTATAACCGTTCGAGGCACTCAAGATAACTCACCTGAAGATGAATTAATTGAAATGCAGACAACCGGAAAGTGGTACACCAAAAACAATAAAGATTATATTTTATACAATGATACTCAGTTAATTGAATCTTCAGAGACAAAAACCCGTGTAACTATTGATGAGAATACCGTCTCTATAATACGCACCGGTGCAACAAACACACATCTTGTTTTTGAAAAAGGCATTACCCACATCATCCCTTATGAAACGCCCTTTGGGATACTCGATATGGTTTCTTCCACAAAGGATATCCAAATCACACAAAACCTTAATTCTATCGAACTTATGGTGACTTATTCTCTTGAAGTAAACCAACATGATATGGGTCCTTCTTCATTTTATATCTGTGCAAAAAAATTATAA
- a CDS encoding S-layer homology domain-containing protein: MKVKIVIWSLIVMLLASNVTVYGVIESDQAILSAEIDKVYHGRQEAGAILNNNQFSDVATSFWGTEAISQMAALEIVQGYRNNGVFQFRPNRNVTNEEAIAIILRSVGLEERAKTAAQNIGQQDESLGEIWSKGYMTVANQLGLINNRELADSLVAEQEILDPEFNFIRGAYVTREQMAAWLAQAINSQNPNVLNPQYENQEILRFNDWQSIDLEFAPYVEAVLKADLMQGTGNNFNPKGLLTRAELVQTIRNMGQLLYNTMNLTVKTGYIGHISQEYLLGSDNNQQAKTAWVRDNNGRVNQITMALNRDAFGKTLSEEVIVHKNGRSVGFDALREADSLVYLVDETTNKVIYIHVQGTSQITEVRGTLEAINDNGEGRLRIKVGNQEASYNVSSGLYRANREQIRIGEIFIPITEAPITQEVSLKILNQLVVSIDLVQNMNNQTELSGMVAEHNQEFNYLRIIDWDGQEVIKRYRENNIIVERQAYYNDEDEIGYIDELFPSYAFDPDDATINAIEAGDIIHVRVDPKETDFIVLARAKTNYTVKFGEIVMVGERGDAGRTLTIRTDDGMVATYDIHSLVPVIKNNTNMNIYGLEAGDQIRMLVNQAVVGLGNIVETVKEVRVDPYGNIIENLYKGQLGTINTNQETITMLNGYELQQTGWRGYSSALTLDASNKDIEYYYNGERISLGYAEHYLKQSNMDMYVVTENYYSNEKIKKITFRNGRDSVLAFDNVIASNGLNSIQLQNHMGRITLDEGTIVVKNGKHISANGIMVPDYAQVVLNGQQQAAVVIVKPDSNNSGISIMRGRIAKINEYEDFTVQSHANLRESEWIYSPIERSYTMDYRTLIKEDGKFIDFDEFKSYSEINKVDEVYTIIAEGTKATHVVKMPYAKESVLGEIYAMDNEKISLKDISVYDVKDERWSMLSHTNNYGYIELYPDTLIIKNSEVIDVEQLRIGDRLRVMTDVDMKDALTEDNLRTAPGYILMVED, from the coding sequence ATGAAGGTAAAAATAGTTATATGGAGTTTGATTGTCATGCTTTTGGCATCAAATGTAACAGTATATGGAGTTATAGAAAGCGATCAGGCTATTTTGTCGGCGGAGATTGATAAAGTTTATCATGGACGTCAAGAGGCTGGTGCCATATTAAATAATAACCAATTTTCAGATGTGGCGACAAGTTTTTGGGGAACCGAAGCGATTTCTCAGATGGCAGCTTTAGAAATTGTACAAGGTTATCGTAATAATGGTGTTTTTCAATTTCGGCCGAATCGAAATGTGACGAATGAAGAAGCAATAGCTATTATTTTAAGAAGTGTTGGGTTAGAAGAAAGAGCAAAAACAGCAGCGCAAAATATCGGACAGCAGGATGAAAGTCTGGGAGAAATATGGTCCAAGGGATATATGACAGTTGCAAATCAATTAGGGCTTATAAATAACAGAGAACTGGCAGATAGTTTGGTTGCTGAGCAAGAAATTCTTGATCCGGAGTTCAATTTTATACGCGGTGCATATGTTACACGTGAACAGATGGCAGCCTGGCTGGCACAAGCGATTAATAGCCAAAACCCAAATGTTTTAAATCCACAGTATGAGAATCAAGAAATACTGCGCTTTAATGATTGGCAATCAATTGATTTAGAGTTTGCACCTTATGTTGAAGCCGTCTTAAAGGCTGATTTGATGCAAGGGACAGGTAATAATTTTAATCCTAAAGGATTATTAACACGTGCAGAACTTGTTCAAACCATTCGCAACATGGGGCAACTGCTATACAATACAATGAATTTAACAGTAAAGACGGGATATATTGGACATATTAGTCAAGAATACTTATTGGGAAGCGATAATAATCAACAGGCTAAGACGGCATGGGTTCGTGACAATAATGGTCGGGTTAATCAGATTACTATGGCTTTGAACCGGGATGCATTTGGAAAAACACTGTCAGAAGAAGTTATCGTGCATAAAAATGGACGGTCGGTTGGATTTGATGCATTACGTGAAGCAGATAGTTTGGTCTATCTTGTAGATGAGACAACAAATAAAGTTATCTATATACATGTTCAAGGGACAAGCCAAATCACTGAAGTTCGTGGAACACTGGAAGCGATTAATGATAATGGTGAAGGGCGACTTCGGATAAAAGTTGGAAATCAAGAAGCAAGCTATAATGTTTCAAGTGGTTTGTATCGCGCTAATCGAGAACAAATCCGTATTGGAGAGATTTTTATTCCGATTACTGAAGCACCGATTACCCAGGAAGTCTCCCTTAAGATTTTAAATCAGCTGGTCGTGTCCATTGATTTGGTGCAAAATATGAACAATCAAACCGAACTTAGCGGAATGGTGGCAGAACATAATCAGGAATTTAATTACCTACGTATAATAGATTGGGATGGACAAGAAGTTATCAAGCGTTATCGAGAAAATAATATTATTGTTGAGCGACAAGCGTATTATAATGATGAAGATGAAATCGGCTATATTGATGAACTGTTTCCATCATATGCATTTGACCCGGACGATGCAACGATTAATGCGATTGAAGCTGGAGATATTATCCATGTACGCGTTGATCCCAAAGAAACGGACTTTATCGTTTTGGCAAGGGCAAAAACAAATTATACAGTCAAGTTTGGCGAGATTGTTATGGTTGGAGAGCGCGGAGACGCAGGTAGAACATTAACCATCCGAACGGATGATGGAATGGTGGCAACATACGATATTCATTCGCTTGTTCCTGTTATCAAGAACAATACGAACATGAATATCTACGGTTTAGAAGCTGGAGATCAAATTCGAATGTTAGTTAATCAAGCAGTGGTTGGGCTAGGAAATATTGTTGAGACAGTTAAAGAAGTTCGTGTGGATCCATATGGGAATATCATAGAAAATCTATATAAAGGCCAATTAGGAACGATAAATACAAATCAAGAAACCATCACCATGTTAAATGGATATGAGCTTCAACAGACCGGGTGGCGAGGTTATAGTTCAGCGCTGACACTTGATGCTTCTAACAAAGATATTGAATATTACTACAATGGAGAGCGTATTAGCTTAGGTTATGCTGAGCATTATCTCAAACAATCAAATATGGATATGTATGTGGTGACGGAAAACTACTATTCAAATGAAAAAATAAAGAAAATCACCTTCCGAAATGGACGAGATAGCGTACTCGCATTTGATAATGTTATTGCATCAAATGGATTGAATTCTATCCAATTGCAAAATCATATGGGAAGAATTACCCTTGATGAAGGAACCATTGTTGTGAAAAATGGGAAGCATATTTCTGCGAATGGTATCATGGTGCCAGATTATGCACAAGTTGTACTTAACGGACAGCAACAAGCAGCCGTTGTTATTGTCAAGCCGGATTCAAATAATAGCGGAATATCCATAATGCGTGGACGTATTGCGAAAATTAATGAATATGAAGACTTTACGGTTCAATCGCATGCAAACTTACGTGAAAGCGAATGGATATATTCTCCGATTGAACGTTCCTATACGATGGACTATAGAACACTGATCAAAGAAGATGGCAAGTTTATCGACTTTGACGAATTCAAAAGCTATTCAGAGATTAACAAAGTTGATGAAGTCTATACGATCATTGCAGAAGGAACGAAGGCAACTCATGTTGTAAAAATGCCATATGCAAAAGAAAGTGTTCTGGGAGAAATATATGCAATGGATAACGAAAAAATATCTTTAAAAGATATTTCGGTATATGATGTCAAAGATGAGCGATGGTCGATGTTAAGTCATACGAATAATTATGGATACATCGAATTATATCCAGATACACTTATTATAAAAAACAGTGAAGTCATTGATGTGGAGCAACTACGTATAGGCGATCGACTAAGAGTTATGACTGACGTAGACATGAAAGATGCACTAACTGAGGATAATCTTCGTACAGCACCAGGATATATCTTAATGGTAGAAGATTAA
- a CDS encoding CTP synthase, protein MQTKYIFVTGGVVSGLGKGITAASLGRLLKARGYKVTIQKFDPYINIDPGTMSPYQHGEVFVTEDGAETDLDLGHYERFIDENLTQYSNITTGKIYWSVLNKERKGEYLGATVQVIPHITNTIKERVYRVGKANQSDVVFTEIGGTVGDIESLPFLEAIRQVASEVGRENVLYIHVTLVPYLRVSKEMKTKPTQHSVKELRSIGIQPDILVCRTEEELTTEMAEKMALFCNVDKDCVIQNLDAPTLYEVPLMLEAEGLADITCRKLNLENRTPDLTEWTAMVEREKGIGQKNTRIALVGKYVELHDAYISIVESLKHAGIHHEANVEIQWVNSEHLTDENIAQELGGVDGILVPGGFGDRGIEGKIKAVEYARINKKPFFGICLGMQCVVIEYARNVLGLEGAHSSELNPDTRYPVIDLMPEQKDIDELGGTMRLGAYPCKVSEGSKAYEAYGEVLIYERHRHRYEYNNVYREQLTQAGLKISGVSPDERLVEMVEIEDHPWFVGVQFHPEFKSRPNRSHPLFRDFIGATLA, encoded by the coding sequence ATGCAAACGAAATACATTTTTGTCACAGGTGGTGTTGTCTCCGGTCTTGGAAAAGGAATTACAGCAGCTTCATTAGGGCGCCTATTAAAGGCGAGAGGATATAAAGTAACGATCCAAAAGTTTGATCCTTATATTAATATTGATCCTGGAACTATGAGTCCATATCAACACGGTGAAGTGTTTGTAACAGAAGATGGAGCAGAGACAGATCTTGACCTAGGTCATTATGAACGATTTATTGATGAAAACCTGACCCAGTATAGCAACATTACAACAGGAAAGATTTATTGGTCCGTATTGAATAAAGAACGTAAAGGTGAATATTTAGGAGCCACAGTTCAGGTTATTCCCCATATCACGAATACAATAAAAGAGCGTGTGTATCGTGTTGGAAAAGCAAATCAGTCGGATGTTGTGTTTACAGAAATTGGGGGAACGGTTGGAGATATTGAAAGTCTTCCGTTTTTAGAGGCGATTCGCCAAGTTGCTTCAGAAGTTGGACGAGAAAATGTTCTCTATATTCATGTGACATTGGTTCCGTATTTACGTGTTTCAAAAGAAATGAAAACGAAACCGACACAGCATTCAGTTAAAGAGTTGCGTTCAATTGGTATTCAACCGGATATCTTGGTGTGTCGAACAGAAGAAGAACTTACCACAGAGATGGCTGAAAAAATGGCATTGTTTTGCAATGTAGATAAAGATTGTGTAATTCAAAATTTAGATGCACCAACATTATATGAAGTTCCGTTGATGCTTGAAGCCGAAGGATTGGCTGATATCACCTGCAGAAAGCTGAACTTAGAAAACCGTACTCCGGACTTAACTGAATGGACAGCAATGGTTGAGCGGGAAAAGGGAATTGGTCAGAAAAACACACGTATTGCACTTGTCGGAAAATATGTTGAACTTCATGATGCATATATCTCTATCGTAGAGTCATTAAAGCATGCAGGGATACATCATGAGGCAAATGTTGAGATTCAATGGGTGAACTCAGAACATCTTACGGATGAAAACATTGCTCAAGAATTAGGCGGTGTTGATGGAATATTAGTCCCAGGCGGATTTGGTGATCGAGGTATCGAAGGAAAAATCAAAGCCGTAGAATATGCACGCATTAATAAAAAGCCGTTTTTTGGGATTTGTCTTGGGATGCAATGCGTTGTAATCGAATATGCACGCAATGTATTAGGCCTTGAAGGCGCCCACAGTTCAGAATTAAATCCTGATACGCGATATCCGGTAATTGATTTAATGCCGGAACAAAAGGATATTGACGAACTAGGTGGCACTATGCGATTAGGTGCATATCCATGTAAAGTGAGTGAAGGATCAAAGGCGTATGAAGCTTACGGTGAGGTTTTGATTTATGAACGTCACCGCCACCGTTATGAGTACAATAATGTATATCGTGAACAGTTAACACAGGCAGGATTGAAAATCAGCGGGGTATCTCCGGATGAACGTTTGGTTGAAATGGTCGAAATTGAAGATCATCCTTGGTTTGTAGGCGTTCAATTCCATCCTGAGTTTAAGTCTAGACCGAATCGTTCGCATCCGTTATTTAGAGACTTTATTGGAGCGACATTGGCATAA
- a CDS encoding lysophospholipid acyltransferase family protein, whose protein sequence is MRKILFFIVIPTYYLLGLPLLLATYIIGTFNMPMRRTIAYHYNRITGWLIFTVAGAKFITTGLENIPKDSNAVFVSNHKSMLDIPAIMRFSNRPINFIGKKSIMRWPFVGWWMAAMDGLFLDRTSPREGLKTILTAIERIKNGESFAIFPEGTRSKTEDFLPFKQGSLKLASKSDTVVIPIAIRGTVDVFENNGLNLKPATVYFSVGDPIDLSTLSKEDQLKSALYVSKIIEKMYVESLTNMVSSKL, encoded by the coding sequence ATGCGAAAAATACTATTTTTTATTGTAATCCCAACATACTATCTACTTGGATTGCCTTTACTATTGGCAACATATATTATCGGGACCTTTAACATGCCTATGCGACGAACCATCGCCTATCATTATAATCGAATCACCGGTTGGCTCATCTTCACCGTCGCAGGTGCAAAATTCATCACCACCGGCCTAGAGAACATTCCTAAGGATTCAAATGCTGTCTTTGTGAGCAATCATAAAAGTATGCTTGATATTCCTGCCATTATGCGTTTTTCCAACCGCCCGATCAACTTCATCGGGAAAAAAAGCATTATGAGATGGCCATTTGTCGGATGGTGGATGGCAGCTATGGATGGTTTGTTTTTGGATAGAACCAGTCCAAGAGAAGGTTTAAAAACTATTTTAACGGCAATTGAACGTATTAAAAACGGAGAATCTTTTGCTATTTTTCCAGAGGGAACACGAAGTAAAACCGAAGATTTTCTCCCTTTCAAACAAGGTAGTCTAAAGCTTGCTTCTAAAAGCGATACGGTGGTTATACCTATTGCTATTCGAGGCACTGTCGATGTCTTTGAGAATAACGGTTTAAACCTTAAGCCGGCTACAGTATATTTTTCTGTGGGAGATCCTATTGACTTATCCACCCTGTCTAAGGAAGATCAACTTAAGAGTGCACTTTATGTTAGCAAAATCATTGAAAAAATGTATGTTGAATCCTTAACCAATATGGTTTCGTCGAAGCTATAA
- a CDS encoding DEAD/DEAH box helicase — protein sequence MNFEKLVTSGNILKAIADMGFEKATEIQQKGIALIGEGHDVIGQSQTGTGKTAAFAIPVLEKIDPDVRKPQVLILCPTRELSVQVAGEFRKLAKYMSGTKTVAVYGGEPIYKQISALKKGAHVIVGTPGRLIDHINRKTIKFDALHTVIMDEADEMLKMGFREDIELILSSVQTEPQKIMFSATMPRAIQEIAEKYLDHPKSIKIKSKGLTTSTVIQQYCAVKSKYKTEALFRLLDAKAPERCIVFCNTKRMVDQITDELHAKDYWADKIHGDLKQELRLTVLQKFNSGVINVLVATDVAARGLDIQNVDLVINYDIPEKADYYVHRIGRSGRAGKPGESITLASFKDRFQLHAVEQYIKKKIEKINVPSVKEVNDTKMEKFIDNLMESMDQDVLDHYEPIVQKIVAKGYSMDTLAASLLKDALTLHDMVEESDLNDYNFNKQGRGNDRGGRRDSRDDRGARGDRGDRGPRGERQAGKRRSTKNSGQTRMFISVGKAHKATVSDLLGAITGECQVNGRSIGAIDMYDKFSFVDVEDRYVNQVLKQLKDKRIKGRIVNVEVAKS from the coding sequence ATGAACTTTGAAAAATTAGTAACAAGCGGTAACATCTTAAAAGCAATAGCGGATATGGGATTTGAAAAAGCGACAGAAATCCAACAAAAAGGTATTGCACTCATCGGTGAAGGTCATGATGTTATTGGCCAATCACAGACAGGAACAGGGAAAACAGCAGCGTTTGCTATCCCAGTATTAGAAAAAATCGATCCGGACGTAAGAAAGCCACAGGTGCTTATACTATGTCCTACGCGTGAATTGTCGGTGCAGGTTGCAGGCGAATTCAGGAAACTTGCAAAGTATATGTCAGGTACCAAAACAGTGGCTGTTTATGGCGGTGAACCCATATATAAACAGATTAGTGCATTAAAAAAAGGAGCTCATGTTATTGTTGGAACTCCTGGTCGATTAATTGATCATATTAATCGTAAAACAATTAAGTTCGACGCATTACACACAGTAATTATGGATGAAGCAGATGAAATGCTTAAGATGGGCTTTCGAGAAGATATTGAGTTGATTTTAAGTAGTGTTCAAACAGAACCACAAAAAATCATGTTCTCAGCAACAATGCCAAGAGCGATTCAAGAAATAGCTGAAAAGTACCTAGATCATCCTAAGAGTATCAAAATCAAGTCAAAAGGCTTAACAACAAGCACAGTGATTCAACAGTATTGTGCAGTAAAAAGCAAGTACAAAACAGAAGCTCTGTTTAGACTTTTGGATGCGAAAGCGCCAGAACGTTGCATTGTTTTTTGCAATACAAAACGTATGGTGGATCAGATTACTGATGAACTTCATGCCAAAGACTACTGGGCAGATAAAATCCACGGAGATCTAAAACAAGAGTTGCGATTGACTGTTTTACAAAAATTCAACTCCGGTGTGATTAATGTTCTTGTGGCAACGGACGTTGCAGCACGAGGCTTGGATATTCAAAATGTTGATTTGGTTATTAATTATGATATTCCGGAAAAAGCGGATTATTATGTACATCGAATCGGACGAAGTGGACGTGCAGGAAAACCAGGTGAATCAATCACATTGGCTTCATTTAAAGACCGCTTCCAATTACATGCAGTTGAACAGTACATCAAGAAAAAAATCGAAAAAATTAATGTTCCTTCCGTTAAGGAAGTTAATGACACAAAAATGGAAAAATTCATTGATAACTTGATGGAAAGTATGGATCAAGATGTTCTTGACCATTATGAGCCTATTGTTCAAAAAATTGTTGCAAAAGGCTATAGCATGGATACGTTGGCTGCATCACTGTTAAAAGATGCACTGACATTACATGACATGGTTGAAGAAAGCGACTTAAATGACTATAACTTCAACAAGCAAGGGCGCGGGAATGACCGAGGCGGACGCCGAGACTCTAGAGACGATCGTGGAGCAAGAGGCGATAGAGGTGATCGAGGTCCTCGTGGAGAACGACAAGCAGGTAAGCGTCGCAGTACAAAAAATAGCGGACAAACACGGATGTTTATCAGCGTAGGAAAAGCGCATAAAGCAACGGTTTCGGATTTGCTGGGAGCTATTACAGGCGAATGCCAAGTTAACGGTCGTAGCATTGGCGCCATTGATATGTACGATAAGTTTTCTTTTGTTGATGTTGAAGATCGCTACGTTAACCAAGTGCTTAAACAATTAAAGGACAAACGCATTAAAGGGCGTATTGTCAATGTTGAAGTGGCAAAAAGCTAA